The sequence GACCTGACGGCCTTCTTCTTCGGACCAGTGCAACAGGCGATGCGCATCGAAGGTGTTGTAGATGCGGCTGTGCGGCTTCATGCCGAAGGTGAAGCCGAGTTCTTCGCCGCGGGCGCGAATCGACTCGCGGTTGGCAGCGCTTTGGGCGGGCGTCGAGCCGTATTTCTGGGTGATGTGCTCGGTGATGTCCTGGCCGCCGCGTGGCATGTCCGGGTTCAGTTCGAAGGGTTGGAATTGCATCGTTACTTCGACCTCATCACCGACACGGGCGATTGCCTGTTCGAGCGCCAACAGGCCGATGATGCACCAGGGGCACGATACGTCGGAGACAAAATCAATTTGCAAATGCTTGGCCATGGAGTTTCCTTGTCGCTTAAGTGAGTCCGTCAAACAGCATCACGTCGACCAGATCGCCGGCGGCGACCGATCCTTGCGCGTCATGCAGCACTACCATGCAGTTGGCTTCGACCATCGAGCGCAGGATGCCGGAGCCCTGTGCGCCGGTGATGCGGACTTGCTGGCAGCCGTCGCTGTCTGTGGAGAGAATGCCGCGCTGATATTCAGTGCGGCCGGGTTTCTTGCGGATCGCCGCGGTCGAGCGCGCCCGCATCAAGGGCGGCGCACTCGCGTCGGCACCCATCATGTGCAGCAGCGCCTGGCGGGCGAAAAAGTAAAAAGTCACCATCACCGCGACCGGATTGCCGGGCAGGCCGAACAGGAAGGCACTCTGTCCGTTCGAACTGATCTGTCCGAAGGCCATCGGCCGGCCCGGGCGCATGCCGATTTTCCAGAACGAGACATCGCCGAGCCGGGCCATGATGTCGCGCGTGTAATCGGCTGCGCCGACCGAGACCCCGCCCGAGGTGATGATGGCATCGGCGTTTTCACAGGCGTGGCGCAGGGCAGCTTCGAGCGAGTCGGGATCATCCTTGACCACGCCCATGTCGATCAGATCGCAGCCAAGCCGTGTCAGCATGCCATGCAAGGTGTAGCGGTTGCTGTCGTAGACGCAGCCTTCATCGAGCGGCTGGCCGATCGAGCGTAATTCGTCGCCGGTCGAGAAAAACGCCACGCGCAGGCGGCGCTGCACCGGCACTTCGGCGATGCCCAGCGAGGCCAGCAAACCAAGGTCGGCCGGACGCAGGATGCGGCCCTTGCACAGAGCGGCCTGGCCTATCCGCAGGTCTTCGCCACGGAAGCGCCGGTTGTCACCGCTGCGCACAGCACCTGCCGGCACGGTGATGTGCAATTGAGTTGCGTGCAAGGTAAATTCCTGCGGGATCACGGTATCGCATTCGGGCGGCATGACCGCACCGGTCATGATGCGCACACACTGGCCGGGAGCGACGCTGCCGGCGTGGGCACGGCCAGCGTAGGCGGTACCGGCAACGGCCAGCGTGACAGCGGCATCGCCGAGGTCAGCACTGCGCAGCGCATAGCCATCCATCGCCGAATTGTCATGCGATGGCACGTCGATCGGCGAGATGATGTCGCGCGCCAGCACGCGACCTAGCGCACTGCGCAAGGCCAGTTGCTCGATGCAGTCGATCGGCGTGATGAAGTCGGCGATGATGCGCTGGGCATCCGCTACCGGAACGGCATCGGGGTCATAGCCGGACAGGCAGCTGACGACTTCGGCGAGGGAACGGACAGATGGATTCATCAGTATCAGGTGGTTTCGAATTTACGCAGGTCGTCCAGCGTGTTGATATTTCGGAAGGCGGCTTCATCGTCGAAGTGGACTTCTGTCACCGGCAGCGAGGCATACCAGGCATCGACCTTGCGGCCACCCTGTTGCAGGAACAGCGTCAGGTGCGGCAGCAGCGCGGTTTTCATCAGGCAGAACACCGGATGCGTCTGGCGCTCTCCGGCGCTGCCGGTGACGGCCACAGCGAGGTCGGCATTGTTCTCGATCAGGGCCGTTTTCAGGCGCTCGACGAGGTCGGCCGGCAGGAACGGCGAGTCGCACGGCGCGGTGACCAGGTAGGTCGTATCGCAATGCATCAGGCCGGTCTGGATGCCGGCCAGCGGTCCGGCGAAGCCCTGCATGTCGTCCGGCCAGACGGCGGTGCAGATCGCTTCATAGGCGGCCAGGTTCTGGTTCGCGTTGATCATGATGTCGTCGACCTGCGGGGCCAGGCGCATCAGCGCGTGCATCGCCATCGGCGCGCCGCGAAAATTTTGCAGGCCCTTGTCGACGGTGCCCATGCGGGTGCCGCGTCCGCCTGCGAGGATCAATCCGGTAGTGGTCATGGGTTCAGCCTCCGATGTAGGACATTTCAACTTTGTTGGCGCTGCGTGGCAGGCCGACGGTGTCGGCGCTGCGCAGTTCGGAATAGCGGTCAGTGCGTTTGTGCCAGACCTGACCGATAGCGGCGGAGATTTCGGCATCGCTGTGACCGGCGCGCATCAGTGCGCGCAGGTCGTGCCCGGCGGTGGCGAACAGGCAAGTGTAGAGCTTGCCTTCGGTCGACAGGCGGGCGCGGCTGCAATCCTGGCAGAACGCCTGCGTGACGCTGGAGATGACGCCGATTTCGCCGCTGCCGTCGGCATAGCGCCAGCGACCGGCGGTCTCGCCGACGTAATTCGGATCGATCTGCTGCAATGGAAATTCGCTGCCGATGCGCGCGATGATTTCGGAGGACGGCATGACTTCATCCATTTTCCAGCCGTTCGAGGCACCGACATCCATGTATTCAATGAAGCGCAGAATCGCCGGCGAATCCTTGAACTGGCGCGCCATCGGCAGGATTTCCTGATCATTCATGCCGCGCTTGACGACCATGTTGACCTTGATAGCACCGAGCCCGACCGCGTGCGCGACATCGATGCCGTGCAGCACGTCGGCCACTGGAAAGTCGACATCGTTCATCATCCGGAAGGTGGCTTCATCGATCGCATCGAGCGAGACGGTGACACGCTTGAGACCTGCATCTTTCAGCGATTGGGCTTTTTTGGCGAGTAGCGAGCCATTGGTGGTGAGCGTGATGTCGAGGTCGCGGCCGCTGTGTGTTTTCAGGCGGCTGAGCATTTCGATGAGTTTTTCGAGGTGCTTGCGCAGCAGCGGTTCGCCACCGGTCAGGCGGATTTTTTCGATACCGTGGTCGATGAAAATGCGCGCCATGCGGGTGATTTCTTCGAACGACAGCAGCGCCGTTTGCGGCAGGAATTGATAGTCCTTGTCGAACAGCTCTTTCGGCATGCAGTAGACGCAGCGGAAATTGCAGCGGTCGGTGACCGAGATGCGCAGGTCGTGCAAGGGGCGCATCAGGCGATCGGTCAGCAGGCCGGTGGGGGCGAGCAAGGTGGCGGGGATGGGCGGCGTGCGGTTTTGCTGGCGCAGGTCGGTGATCGGAATGACTCTGTCTGTCATGGGATTGGGTTTTCTCGGTGCATTTTTATCAGGCGTAGAACGATACCATGAGGCCCGCAACTGCACAGGCAACGATCAGCTTGATCGGGCCGGTTTTATAGCGCAGTAACGCGACGCAGGCACTCAACGTGATGGCCATCGCGATCCAGTCCCACCGTGCCACACCCTCCTGCAAGCGGAACACGTGGTCGGCAAAAAAGACGGCGAGGCTGATGATGACCCCGACCACGGCCGCTGAAATTGCCGTCAGTGGCGCGGTCAGCCGGATGTTGTCGCGGGTTGATTCGACCAGTGGTCCGCCGGCGAGAATGAAGATGAACGACGGCAGGAAGGTGAACCAGGTCGCGACAAAAGCACCAATGACACCGGCGGCCAGCAGATGCTGCGCGCCGAAGATTTCTTTGGTCCAGCCGCCGACAAAGCCAACGAAGGCGACGATCATGATCAACGGGCCTGGTGTGGTTTCGCCAAGCGCCAGGCCATCGATCATCTGGATTCCTGTCAGCCACTGGTAGTGTTCGACGGCACCCTGGTACACGTACGGCAACACCGCATACGCGCCGCCAAATGTCAGCATGGCCGCTTTCGTAAAAAACCAGCCGAGTTGTGCCAGTGTGCTGTCGATACCGGCCAGTAGCGCGATGGCTGCCCAGGTGATTACGGCCAATCCAATGCCGATGCCGCCGGTCAGTGCCAGTCGCGCCGGTGAAAAGTGCGCATGCGCCGGCGTGGGTGTGGAGTCATCGATCAGGGCCGGTCCGTAGGTCGCTGTCGCGGCGGTATGGCTGCCGCCGGGGCGAAACAGCTCAGGTCGAACGCGTCCGCCTATCCAGCCGGTCAATCCGGCAACAAGCACGATCAACGGAAAGGGCAGATGCAACAGCGCGATCGCCGCGAAGGCCAGGACGGCGATGCCGCGCAACCAGTTATTTTTTAACGTGCGCGAGCCGATCCGGTAGGCTGCAGCGAGGACGATCGCGACGACGGCAGGCTTGATTCCATAGAGGATGCCGGCGACCACCGGTTGGTTGCCGAACATCAAGTAGATCCAGCTCAGCGCAATCAAAATGAAGAGTGACGGCAATACGAACAGCGCGCCGGCGATGATGCCGCCGCGGGTCCGGTGCATCAGCCAGCCGATGTAGACGGCGAGCTGGGTGGCTTCCGGTCCGGGCAGCAGCATGCAAAAATTGAGCGCATGCAGAAATCGCCGCTCGGAAATCCAGCGCCGCTTTTCGACCAGGTCGGCATGCATCAATGCAATTTGTCCGGCCGGTCCGCCGAAGCTGATAAAGCCGAGCTTGAACCAGTACCAGAAGGCTTCGCGCAGCGGGACGTCGGCTGGCACAGCGGTGTCGATCGGGGTAGATGTGGACATCAGGTATTCCCATCAAAAAACCGGGGTGGCGGACGGCATCGGCGTCCTGATAAAAAAAGGGAGCGTGAGCTCCCTTTCGATGGTTGGCTAGCGCGCGTCATGCATCAGTCGATGCATGATGCGCGCGGCACTTAGCGTTGCGTTTCGATTTGTACCAGCGGCTCTTCAGCCTGCACTGGCACTACCTTGCGCTCACGGCGTACCCGTGGTGCCTCGGCCGTATTGGCCGCTGCGGCCTGTGCAGCTTGCAGCTTGACCGGATCGGTCGCTGCCAGCACCAGGCCGGCTGACTTCAGCACGTCGGCGAGGTCGTCGGTCTTAGTAATGGCGGCGACTGGCTCGGCTACCACTGCGACGACTGGCTCAACGACCACGGGCGCTGTTTCGACCGCTGCGGCAACCGGCTCGACAACTACCGGTGCTGTTTCGACCACTGCGACAACTGGTTCGATGACGACTGGTGCTGTCTCGACCACTGCGGCGACTGGCTCGACAACGACTGGCGCTATCTCGACCACTGCGGCAACTGGCTCGACAACGACTGGCGCTATCTCGACCACTGCGGCAACTGGCTCGACAACGACTGGCGCTATCTCGACCACTGCAGCAACCGGCTCGACGACGACTGGCGCTATCTCGATTACTGCAGCAACCGGCTCGACGACGACTGGCGCTGTTTCGACCACTGCGGCAACTGGCTCGACAACGACTGGCGCTGTTTCGACTGCTGCGGCAACTGGCTCAACAACTGCAGCGACCGGCTCAATAACCATGACCGGTGCAGGCATCGTCACGGCGACTGCAGCGACGCGGTCTTCGGTACGGATGACTTCCTGCGGAACCAGAGGTGCCGGCATCGCGGCGCTCAATGCCGATGCCGGATAAGTGACATCGTTATCGGATGCCAGCAGGTCAGCACGGGCACTTGCGGCATCTGCGGCAGCAGCAGCGATTGCGTTCGAGGCCACCGGTACAAAGACTTGCTCGGCATTGTCGCTGGCAGACGATGCGGCTTCTTCGCCATCTTCGCCTTCATTACTGCCTTCGACAGCTTCGCCACCTTCACGATCGCGACGGTTGCGGTTGCGACCACCACGACGCCGGCGCCGGCGCTTCTCTTCCAGTTGCTCGCCTGTCTCACCATCGACCGCAGCGACGCCGGAGGTTTCGTCGTCATCCTGAGCGGTGGTAGTGCCGAGTACCTGGACGGCAGCAGCCGACACAGCGGCAGCGATGCCGGTACCAACGGCGACTGGCACGAGCAGCTCGTCGCTACGGGTTTCAGTAGCGACTTCCTTGCGCTCGTCGCGTGGTGGCCGTGGCGTGCGTTCGCGACGCGGTTCAGCGCTGTCGCGCGGCTCGCGGACTTCGCGCGGTTCACGCACTTCACGCGGCTCGCGTGGCTCACGCGGTGGGCGTGGTGTGCGGGCTACCGGTGCGGCGACCTCGGCGACCGGTGCGGTCTTGGTGCCTTCCTCGCGACCCGATTCATCCCGGTCGCGACCACCGCGACCACCACGACTGCGACCACGTGCATTGCGGGCGTTTTTGTCATTGCGGTCGGTCTTTTCTTCCTGCTTGGCGACTACGACTGGTGCGACAACCGCAGGAGCTTCCGGTTTCCTGAAGAAGAATCCGATCAGCTTGGCCAAGAAGCCTTCTTCGGCTGCTGGTGCGGGCGGTGTTGCGACAGCCGGTTTGGCTGCTTCGACGACTTTGCGTTCGACGATCGGTGCTGGCTGGTCCGGCGTGATGCTCTTGACGACGGCTTCCTGGCGCGGCTTGGCTTCTTCTTTCTGGCGCTTGCCGTAGCTGATGTCGGTCTCGGCTTCCTCGACCATCGCATAGCTGGCCTGGATTTCTTCGAGGCGGGCATCGTCGTGCTTGATGCGCTCAAGCTTGTAGTGCGGGGTTTCGAGGTGCTTGTTCGGGATCATGATGATCGAGACCCGATGGCGGGTTTCAATTTTCAGGATCTCGCCGCGCTTTTCATTGAGCAGGAAAGCGGCGACATCGACCGGCGTCTGGATGTGGATCGCGGCCGAATTTTCCTTCATTGCTTCTTCCTGGATGATGCGCAGGACTTGCAAGGCGGACGATTCAGTATCGCGGATGTGGCCGGTGCCGTTGCAACGCGGGCAAGTGACGTGACTGCCTTCGGACAGCGATGGACGCAGGCGCTGGCGCGACAGTTCCATCAGGCCAAAACGTGAGATTTTGCCCATCTGGACGCGGGCACGGTCAAAGTGCAGGGCGTCTTTGAGACGGGTTTCGACTTCGCGCTGATTCTTGGCGTTTTCCATGTCGATGAAGTCGATGACGATCAGGCCACCGAGGTCGCGCAAGCGCAACTGGCGGGCGACTTCTTCGGCGGCTTCGCAATTGGTATTAAAGGCGGTGGTTTCGATGTCGCTGCCGCGGGTGGCGCGGGCCGAGTTGACGTCGACCGAGACCAGGGCTTCGGTGTGATCGATGACGATCGCGCCGCCGGATGGCAGAGGCACCGTGCGCGAGTACGCGGTTTCAATCTGGTGTTCGATCTGGAAGCGCGAGAACAGCGGCACGTCGTCGCGGTAGCGCTTGACCCGGTGAACCATGTCCGGCATCACGTGGCTCATGAACTGCTGGGCTTGTTCGTAGATGTCGTCGGTATCGATCAGGATTTCGCCGATGTCGGGCTGGAAGTAATCGCGGATAGCGCGGATGACGAGTGAGGATTCCTGATAAATCAGGAAGGCGCCGGTGGATGACTGGCCGGCGCCTTCGATGGCACGCCAGAGTTGCATCAGGTAATTCAAGTCCCACTGCAATTCATCGACATTGCGGCCGATGCCTGCAGTGCGGGCAATCACTGACATGCCGGCGGGCAGGTCGAGCTTGTCCATGGTTTCGCGCAGTTCCTGGCGATCTTCGCCTTCGACCCGGCGCGAGACACCGCCGCCACGCGGATTGTTCGGCATCAGGACCAGGTAACGTCCAGCCAGCGACACGAACGAGGTCAGGGCGGCGCCCTTGTTGCCGCGTTCTTCTTTTTCGACCTGGACCATGATTTCCTGGCCTTCGCGCAGCGCTTCCTTGATCGAGGTGGCGCGGACATCAACGCCTTCCTTGAAGTAGGTGCGGGCGACTTCCTTGAATGGCAGGAATCCGTGGCGCTCTTCGCCGTAGCTGACGAAACAGGCTTCGAGCGAGGGTTCGATGCGGGTTATAACGCCCTTGTAGATATTGGATTTGCGCTGTTCGCGGCCAGTGGTTTCGATATCGATGTCGATCAGTTTCTGACCATCAACGATGGCGACGCGCAGTTCTTCTTGCTGCGTCGCATTGAATAACATGCGTTTCATTTTATTTTGCTCCGTGACGACTCAGTGGTCGTCTTCAGTGCCGCCTTGTTTTTAGTATGGCGGCAAAAGTACAGGGATGTACGCGAGACCGGAGAATGCGGGAGGGAAGTGCCTTGGCGTGCATCAAACCGGCAGGCCGGTTATGTTGCAGCGGAGCGCAGATGTCATTGTTGTGATTACCGGCAACATGTCGCCGGACGTCGCGCGCTTCGGATATCGAGCGCAGCATCGGCGGCAGGGCGAACTGGATAAGCTAAACACACTTCCGGGTTCAGCAGAATCGGCAAACAGGGAACAACTACATCAATCCGCAAGCTTGCCTTTGAGCTGGCGAGCTAGCGGAATTTATCCGTACATTCCGACTTCTCTAGTCAATATTCTTGCGCGCTGTCCGATGACATCAACGGTGCGACCTTGACTCGCGCAGAAATGCTGCATACACATCTTTTCCATCGTATTTGCAAATTGGCGAGGCCGATGGAGACGCCCCTGTGTAGAATGATCTTCTTTCTCACACCAGCAGCTGTTTTGTAACTACTGCGAAACAAGTATATATTCAAAATGAAGGACTTAGAGAGATTTTCTGGGAAAGAAGCTGAAACGCTCTCACCCCCCCGGTCGTCGCAAGTTTCTCCCCAAGTTCAGCTCATCACGATTTCCGATGAAGAGTCGGGCCAGCGGATAGATAATTTTCTTTTACGCATCTGTAAAGGCGTACCCAAAAGTCATATCTATCGGGTGCTGCGTTCCGGAGAAGTGCGTGTCAACAAGGGCCGCATTGACCAGACCTACCGGTTGACCGAAGGCGATGTGGTCCGCGTACCGCCTGTGCGGGTTGCTGAAAAAAAAGAATCCACAGCGCCAGGTACCGAGTTCGTTACCCTTTTCGAAGACAGTCATCTCCTGATCATCAACAAGCCTGCCGGTGTTGCTGTACATGGTGGATCGGGCGTCAGTTACGGGGTGATTGAGCAATTGCGTGCTGCGAGGCCGGATGCCAAATTTCTGGAGCTGGTGCACCGGCTGGACCGCGATACCTCTGGCATATTGATGCTGGCAAAAAAACGCTCAGCGTTGACCAACCTCCACGAGCAAATCCGTGATGGCGAAATCGATAAGCGCTATCTGCTACTTGTGCAGGGCGATTGGCAAAATGCCCGCCAGCACATCAAACTGCCGCTGCATAAATTTAATGCCCCGGACGGCGAACGGCGGGTGCGGGTACAAGCCGATGGCCTGGCATCGCACACGGTGTTCACATTGCTGCGAAAATACGAAAACTTTGCTTTTCTGGAAGCGGAGTTAAAGACTGGCCGAACGCACCAAATCCGGGTTCATGCCGCTTCAAGCGGATTTCCCATTGCCGGTGACGACAAATACGGCGATTTTGCGTTGAACAGGGCCTTGCAAAAGGCGGATGGCAAACGAGTGGCGCTCAAGCGGATGTTTTTGCATGCGCACCAGATAACGTTCGTGCATCCGGAGTCCGGCAAGCCCGTGACGCTCAATGCGTCGTTGACGCCGGATTGCCTGCGGTTCCTGGCCAGCCTGACAGAAGCACCGACTGCCGGTACACCTGTCGTAAAGTAACCATCCCAACTTGAAGGAGCCGGTGGCAGCGCCATCGGGCA comes from Actimicrobium sp. CCC2.4 and encodes:
- a CDS encoding Rne/Rng family ribonuclease encodes the protein MKRMLFNATQQEELRVAIVDGQKLIDIDIETTGREQRKSNIYKGVITRIEPSLEACFVSYGEERHGFLPFKEVARTYFKEGVDVRATSIKEALREGQEIMVQVEKEERGNKGAALTSFVSLAGRYLVLMPNNPRGGGVSRRVEGEDRQELRETMDKLDLPAGMSVIARTAGIGRNVDELQWDLNYLMQLWRAIEGAGQSSTGAFLIYQESSLVIRAIRDYFQPDIGEILIDTDDIYEQAQQFMSHVMPDMVHRVKRYRDDVPLFSRFQIEHQIETAYSRTVPLPSGGAIVIDHTEALVSVDVNSARATRGSDIETTAFNTNCEAAEEVARQLRLRDLGGLIVIDFIDMENAKNQREVETRLKDALHFDRARVQMGKISRFGLMELSRQRLRPSLSEGSHVTCPRCNGTGHIRDTESSALQVLRIIQEEAMKENSAAIHIQTPVDVAAFLLNEKRGEILKIETRHRVSIIMIPNKHLETPHYKLERIKHDDARLEEIQASYAMVEEAETDISYGKRQKEEAKPRQEAVVKSITPDQPAPIVERKVVEAAKPAVATPPAPAAEEGFLAKLIGFFFRKPEAPAVVAPVVVAKQEEKTDRNDKNARNARGRSRGGRGGRDRDESGREEGTKTAPVAEVAAPVARTPRPPREPREPREVREPREVREPRDSAEPRRERTPRPPRDERKEVATETRSDELLVPVAVGTGIAAAVSAAAVQVLGTTTAQDDDETSGVAAVDGETGEQLEEKRRRRRRGGRNRNRRDREGGEAVEGSNEGEDGEEAASSASDNAEQVFVPVASNAIAAAAADAASARADLLASDNDVTYPASALSAAMPAPLVPQEVIRTEDRVAAVAVTMPAPVMVIEPVAAVVEPVAAAVETAPVVVEPVAAVVETAPVVVEPVAAVIEIAPVVVEPVAAVVEIAPVVVEPVAAVVEIAPVVVEPVAAVVEIAPVVVEPVAAVVETAPVVIEPVVAVVETAPVVVEPVAAAVETAPVVVEPVVAVVAEPVAAITKTDDLADVLKSAGLVLAATDPVKLQAAQAAAANTAEAPRVRRERKVVPVQAEEPLVQIETQR
- the glp gene encoding gephyrin-like molybdotransferase Glp, which encodes MNPSVRSLAEVVSCLSGYDPDAVPVADAQRIIADFITPIDCIEQLALRSALGRVLARDIISPIDVPSHDNSAMDGYALRSADLGDAAVTLAVAGTAYAGRAHAGSVAPGQCVRIMTGAVMPPECDTVIPQEFTLHATQLHITVPAGAVRSGDNRRFRGEDLRIGQAALCKGRILRPADLGLLASLGIAEVPVQRRLRVAFFSTGDELRSIGQPLDEGCVYDSNRYTLHGMLTRLGCDLIDMGVVKDDPDSLEAALRHACENADAIITSGGVSVGAADYTRDIMARLGDVSFWKIGMRPGRPMAFGQISSNGQSAFLFGLPGNPVAVMVTFYFFARQALLHMMGADASAPPLMRARSTAAIRKKPGRTEYQRGILSTDSDGCQQVRITGAQGSGILRSMVEANCMVVLHDAQGSVAAGDLVDVMLFDGLT
- the moaA gene encoding GTP 3',8-cyclase MoaA; its protein translation is MTDRVIPITDLRQQNRTPPIPATLLAPTGLLTDRLMRPLHDLRISVTDRCNFRCVYCMPKELFDKDYQFLPQTALLSFEEITRMARIFIDHGIEKIRLTGGEPLLRKHLEKLIEMLSRLKTHSGRDLDITLTTNGSLLAKKAQSLKDAGLKRVTVSLDAIDEATFRMMNDVDFPVADVLHGIDVAHAVGLGAIKVNMVVKRGMNDQEILPMARQFKDSPAILRFIEYMDVGASNGWKMDEVMPSSEIIARIGSEFPLQQIDPNYVGETAGRWRYADGSGEIGVISSVTQAFCQDCSRARLSTEGKLYTCLFATAGHDLRALMRAGHSDAEISAAIGQVWHKRTDRYSELRSADTVGLPRSANKVEMSYIGG
- the mobA gene encoding molybdenum cofactor guanylyltransferase MobA: MTTTGLILAGGRGTRMGTVDKGLQNFRGAPMAMHALMRLAPQVDDIMINANQNLAAYEAICTAVWPDDMQGFAGPLAGIQTGLMHCDTTYLVTAPCDSPFLPADLVERLKTALIENNADLAVAVTGSAGERQTHPVFCLMKTALLPHLTLFLQQGGRKVDAWYASLPVTEVHFDDEAAFRNINTLDDLRKFETT
- the chrA gene encoding chromate efflux transporter, with the protein product MSTSTPIDTAVPADVPLREAFWYWFKLGFISFGGPAGQIALMHADLVEKRRWISERRFLHALNFCMLLPGPEATQLAVYIGWLMHRTRGGIIAGALFVLPSLFILIALSWIYLMFGNQPVVAGILYGIKPAVVAIVLAAAYRIGSRTLKNNWLRGIAVLAFAAIALLHLPFPLIVLVAGLTGWIGGRVRPELFRPGGSHTAATATYGPALIDDSTPTPAHAHFSPARLALTGGIGIGLAVITWAAIALLAGIDSTLAQLGWFFTKAAMLTFGGAYAVLPYVYQGAVEHYQWLTGIQMIDGLALGETTPGPLIMIVAFVGFVGGWTKEIFGAQHLLAAGVIGAFVATWFTFLPSFIFILAGGPLVESTRDNIRLTAPLTAISAAVVGVIISLAVFFADHVFRLQEGVARWDWIAMAITLSACVALLRYKTGPIKLIVACAVAGLMVSFYA
- a CDS encoding DsbA family oxidoreductase — its product is MAKHLQIDFVSDVSCPWCIIGLLALEQAIARVGDEVEVTMQFQPFELNPDMPRGGQDITEHITQKYGSTPAQSAANRESIRARGEELGFTFGMKPHSRIYNTFDAHRLLHWSEEEGRQVALKHALFAAYFTDGRDPSSHEVLVDVAIKAGLDGDRAAKILATSEFADEVRAREKFFVRQGINSVPAVIINERHLIAGGQPVDVFEQALRQIIAED
- a CDS encoding RluA family pseudouridine synthase, producing the protein MKDLERFSGKEAETLSPPRSSQVSPQVQLITISDEESGQRIDNFLLRICKGVPKSHIYRVLRSGEVRVNKGRIDQTYRLTEGDVVRVPPVRVAEKKESTAPGTEFVTLFEDSHLLIINKPAGVAVHGGSGVSYGVIEQLRAARPDAKFLELVHRLDRDTSGILMLAKKRSALTNLHEQIRDGEIDKRYLLLVQGDWQNARQHIKLPLHKFNAPDGERRVRVQADGLASHTVFTLLRKYENFAFLEAELKTGRTHQIRVHAASSGFPIAGDDKYGDFALNRALQKADGKRVALKRMFLHAHQITFVHPESGKPVTLNASLTPDCLRFLASLTEAPTAGTPVVK